The genomic region ATGACGTGTGACGAAATCTCCGGCTAACTCGCTCGCTCGTGCGAGCGCAACGCGTTGCCAACGGGTACCACCGAAACACAAAAGCCAAGTTCCGCTGATAAACGTCACCATGGCATGACACTTGCCGCAGTAATTTGGCAAGGCCAGCCCTTCACGGTCGGCGTCTGCGTCGCATCGCCGGCCTTGGCGAGCCGATACCTGTGTAGCGGAGGCAATCCCATGAACCACTCGAACCTTCCACTTCGCGAGAGATTAGCGGCGAGTGAGGACCAACTCGCTCGCACCACCGCCGAGTTTCACGACTATCGTCATCGCAGCCGAAATGAACTCAATGAGGAGAAGAAGTATTCGGGCATCCATTTGATGCACGACTTGCTTCCAGTGCTCGACAATCTCGATCGGGCCATTCTATCGGGGCAACACTCCGGCGATTTTGACGCGCTGATGGAGTCGGTCGAATTGGTTCGCGATCAGTTCTATGACGCACTCTCTAAACATGGACTACGCGAAGTCTCGGGGTCATGGAGCCCCTTCGATCCAAAACAACATCGCGTGATCGGGCAAAAGGATTCGGATAAACATCCCGACGGATCGGTGTTGGAAGTGGTCGAGCAGGGCTACCGATTGCACGATCGTGTGATTCGACCATCCAAGGTTATTGTTTCTCGAAGTGATTCACCAACACAGGGAGAGAATCCAGTGAACGACTATATTATTGTCGAAACCGACGACGGTTACACCATCGCAGGCGTCCCCAATGGATCGACCGCTGAATCTGCAGCCATGGATGCGGGAGGCGTGCTGATCGACGACGTCCGATACAAGACGTTCGACGAGGCCCAAGACGTGTTAATGGCGTTACCCAGCCCGTATCCCGAACGGGCGAACGATTGAGTTGGATTCGCTTGAAAGCACGCTGAACACCCGTTTCCCGTGGTCACGGGAGACGGGGATGCGACCTCGCAGTGGCACCACGTTACGTTGATGCCGCGGACCCGAGACGAGATCGATTGTTGGCGGCGGAGGAGTGTAACAATCCGGCAGACAAACCGGTCTCGGCCGAGCTCGCCGCATTGGTTTGTCGCGTCAATCGCCGCCAGCGTTTCAACAGCCGATTGGCTTGTCGAGTGCGAGCGTTCATTTCGGCCCCCGTCGTTGGCAGTGGCTTCTCACAAAATTGGCAAAGCTGCGATTCCAATTCGATGCACAATCGCACCGCATCGACACATTGTCCTGCGAGCCGCTCACAAACCGATGCTAGTTGCTTCTCTAACTGCAGGGTCAACGTTTCCCATTGCAATCGCAAATCTCGCTTCCTCATGATCTCAAATGCTCCTCGTTCGGCGATGTCGCAAAACGCCGTTGGGTTACAAGGGGCGTTTTGTGGTTTCATCGGGACGAAAGTGCATTCGGCGTACCGAACTTTGATGACACTTTGCCGCAGTGTCTCCGGCCCAACCTGCGGACGCGTTGTCCGGTCGGGATCGGCGCCGTGCCAGATTGGCTTTGAGCCCTAGTTTTACGGTGTTTTGGTACGACGGTTGCAATACGCAGTCGCGATTCATTTTCCGTTTCTATCGGCTTGGCCTCTGGCGCCCGTGGTCGTTACTCGGTCGCCAATTCACACGGCTGGCTGATTATCGATCTCAAAGGATGTCTATAAAGGAAACCAACTGATGAGAATCGCTCAGGTCGCCCCCTTGATTGAAACCGTACCTCCCAAAACGTACGGCGGTACCGAACGAGTCGTCCACTACTTGACCGAAGAACTCGTCAACCAAGGACATGACGTGACTCTCTTTGCCAGCGGAGACTCACTGACCAACGCGGACCATGTTGCCGTTGTCAACGAGTCGCTACGATGCAGCAGCGTGCCACGCGATCCGATCATTTGGCATCAGCGGCAATTGATGGAAGTGCTACGTATGGCGGATAAATTTGACATCATTCACTTCCACACCGATTTCAGTCACTTTAGCGTAATGCGTTACCTCGACACACCGCATGTGACAACGCTGCATGGGCGACTTGATCTCCCTGACTTTCAAGTCGTGTTTGACGAGTTTCCGGATATGCCTGTGGTCTCGATCAGCGATTCGCAGCGGGCGCCGATCAAAAACGCCAACTGGGTTGGAACCGTTTACAATGGCACGCCTGGCGAAAACTATGACTACCAACCCGCACCGGATCCGAATGAATACTTTGCCTTTCTCGGACGGTTCTCACCAGAAAAAGGCCCTGAACGTGCAATCGAAATCGCCAAACGACTCGGCGTCAAACTAAAGATGGCGGCGAAGATCGACAAAGTGGATGAACCGTATTTCATGGAGCGGATCCAACCCCATCTGGATCATCCATTGATCGAATACATTGGCGAAGTCAACGAGTGTGGAAAAAACAAATTGCTTGGCGGTGCCAAGGCATTGTTGTTTCCCATCGATTGGCCTGAGCCATTTGGGTTGGTGATGACCGAATCGATGGCCTGCGGAACTCCCGTGATCGCGTTTCGCAACGGAAGCGTTGACGAGGTGATGAAGCATGGTGTCAGCGGGTACATTGTCGAAAGTGTGGACGAGGCGGTCGAGGCAGCACGCAACATTGACAAAATCAACCGCCGTGCTTGTCGCATCTACTTCCAAAACCGTTTCTCGGTCGAATCGATGACCAAGGGTTACGTTAGCGTTTACGAACAACTGATCAAACCACAAGAATCGATTCGCATGCCTTCGCGAAACGCGATCGTGAAAACCACCGAGGCCGCGGTGTCAGCTGGCTAGTATTCTGTGTCTCGTTTCTATATCAGTAACTCGTTCCGTGGCGTCCCGCAGACGTCGACATTGCACAACGCCGTGGCTTTACCCTCGACGTCTGCGGTCGCCATCCAACGCCTTACCCTACCATGAGCAATACGCCCCCAGCGAAAGTCCAAACCAACACGACCGATTGGGATGTTCAGGCCAAAAACAACCGCGCGCCTGCCGACAGCCAAGTCCTAAAACAGGGTGATACGTTCGCCATCTTTGACCGACTTGGTGAAATCGGTGGGAGGGGCGAGTCCGAACAAGGCGTGTATCATCTCGGCACCCGGTTTCTATCGAATTGGGAATTGCTGATCAACGACAAGCGCCCTTTGCTGTTGAATTCGACGATGAAAGAAGACAACAGCTCGTTTGTGGTGCAGATGACCACGCCGGAACTGGCGCAAACCGATCACGTGCTTCCCCAAGGTACACTGCACGTCTTCCGCAGCATGCTGCTTGACGGGGGGACGTTCTACGAACACTTATGCCTGAAGAATTACTCACGCAGCCCCATCGAATTGAAAATTGAGTATCGATTCGCTGCGGATTTTCGTGACATATTCGAAGTGAGGGGCGAACACCGATCGCGACGGGGTGAATTGCTTGACGCCGAGGTCAGCCCATCGGCGGTCAAATTGGCTTATTGCGGATTGGATGAACAAAAGCGAGAAGTGCACATTGCGTTCGATGGTGATGTCGAAGCGATCGAACCACGTCGCTGCGTGCTACACATCCAGCTCGGACCCGGCGATGAAACCACGCTACACGCGACCGCAGAGTGCCGGACAGAAAAATCAGGGTATGTAAAAAAGCCAGAGATTCCTGCTCGAAACCATGCCGAAGCGGTCACCGGATGGACTAACCGACTTCGTGAAACCGAGGCCGAACGCGTTGAGATTTTTACGTCAAACGAAGAATTCAACGGGTGGCTCAACCGCAGCAATGCGGACCTCGACATGCTCGTCTCGGACACCATCTATGGTCGCTACCCATATGCCGGAGTCCCCTGGTTCGCAACGCCGTTTGGTCGCGATGGAATCATCACGGCGCTGGAAACGCTTTGGGTGCGTCCAAAGTTGGCTCGTGGCGTATTGAGTTTTCTAGCCGCGACGCAAGCCACCGACGTCGACCCTAGCATCGAATCCGAGCCAGGAAAGATCGTCCATGAGATGCGTGATGGAGAGATGGCCGCACTAGGCGAGGTTCCCTTTAAACGCTACTACGGAACGGTCGATGCTACGCCTCTGTTTGTCATCTTGGCGGGACAATACTACCGTCGTACCGGGGATCGCGAATTCATCGACTTTATCTGGAACAACATCCGACGGGCGGTGAATTGGATTGACGAATACGGCGACGTTGATGGCGATGGATTCGTCGAATACCAATCGCACAACGAACGTGGTTTGACACACCAATGCTGGAAAGATAGTAACGATTCCATCTTTCACAGCGATGGGCGAGACGCTAAAGGAGCAATCGCGGTCAGCGAAGTGCAAGGCTATGTTTATGAAGCCAAACTGCTAGCGGCTGAATTGGCGGATGTCCTGGGGGACCCTGGCTGGGCCAAAGAGCTTCGCGAACAAGCAGAACGGCTGAAACAGGAATTCAATGCCCGCTTTTGGGTTCCGTCGATCGGCACATTTGCGATCGCACTGGACGGCGACAAACAACCGTGCAAGGTGCGAAACAGTAACGCTGGGCATTTGCTGTTTAGTGGCATTGTCGATCCAAACCATGCCGCATCGGTTGCCGCGACGTTGATCGACGAACGAGCGTTCAATGGTTGGGGAATCCGCACCATCAGCGCGGGCGAAGTCCGATACAACCCCATGTCCTATCACAACGGTTCGATCTGGCCGCATGATACCGCGATGTGCGCCGCAGGCTTGGCTCGTTACGGGTTTCGCGACGAGTGCGCCCGAGTGATCGCGGGACTGTTTGATGCGTCGCTCTTCAATGACCTACATCGGTTACCCGAATTATTCTGCGGTTTCGATCGATTGCCCGGACACGCGCCGACGCTCTATCCGGTCGCCTGTTCGCCGCAAGCCTGGGCAACCGGCGCTGCATTCCTGTTGCTGCAAAGCATCCTCGGATTAACGTTCTCTCCGACCAAACCCCAAGTTCAATTTGAGAACCCACGGTTACCCGACTTTTTGAACTGGGTTCGAATTCAAAACTTGCGAGTCGGCGATGGGGTGATCGATCTTGCCTTCCATCGCCATCCTCGCGACGTCGGCATGAACGTCGAGCGTAAAGAAGGGGACGTGCAGATCGTCGTCATCGGGTAAAGGGGGCAATGCCAGTGACCGGTGATATCCAATCGCGATGGTGCCAATTTGACATCGCGATTGCGACAATAATTCACCACCCAACGTCAAAATGAGTGTTAACGCCGACAGTAGGAATGCGTAAGCGATTTGGCACACTCGTTGCACTGCTGTCTAATATGTAGTCTCCGCCATTTTCAGTGCCCACCGCATACGGTCCCGATGCCGGATTCCATGGAGGTCTTCGAGCATCGGTCATGTCAGATGCATTGGCCGTGGCCGCGTCCGAGGATCATCTGTTACTCACAACGTAGACTCTCTCCCTTCCTCCGCGGCCCGGCCAGTCTGGCGTTTAGCGTTTGCCCTCACGATAAGTCCGTTGTTGGCGGACGACCGAACCAAGTGGTGTCGTACAGTCAACGCTATCTCCACATCGACTTAGATCCCAAGCTCTTTGACACGGCGTTGCATCGTCCGAGTGCTAATTCCTAATTGTTTTGCGGCCGCTTTGCGACAACCGCCACTCTGCTGCAACGCCTGGTGGATTGCTTCGGTTTCAATTTCCGCCAGCGTCATGCCGGGGCGGATCAGTGGCTTGTCGTCCTCTTGATGTTGCAATGCTGCTAGGTCCAACAGTTCCAACGCCGCTTGGCTGCGAAGCAACGCGGGATTGATTCCCAATCGTCGTGCCGCTTCCACCTTGTCACCCCCGGTGCGTTTGAGCACCTCACGAACAAGCTGTTGTTCGACCGCACCGATCACATCGTCGTACAAATGAGTCGAATCAAAATCGAGCTGGCTATCCGCAATACCGGTCACGATGTTAACGGGGGCATTCTCGGCGGGCTCGCCATTCGCTGACGTGGTCACACGGGCGTCGATGCTGTCGACTTCATGCGGCGGATCTGTATCTGTTTGCTGTTCTTCCGCTGCGTGCTTGGCACGTGTAAAGACGAACGAGGGCAAAAAGTCGGGCAACAACGCCGGTCCGGAAGTCTTCAGAATTGCTTGACGAATCGCATTCTGCAACTCACGGATGTTGCCCGGCCATGAATAGTCGCGTAGTACTTGCATCGCGTCACGCGACACCACATGAACGTCCTTATCGAATTCACGGCTCGCATGACGTCGAAAATGCTCTACCAACAAATCAAGGTCGTTACCGCGGTCCCGGAGCGGCGGCAAACGAATCGAGAAACCATTCAGCCGATAGTACAAATCCGCTCGAAATTCGCCGTCGCTGACCATCTGTTCCAAGTTTCGATGCGTCGCTGCGATGACTCGCACGTCGGCTTGGATCGTTTCGTTGCCGCCAACCCGCTCGAACTGCTTTTCTTGCAGCACGCGTAGCAATTTGCTTTGCAATACCGGTGACATATCCCCGATTTCATCCAAGAACAAAGTGCCACCACGGCATTGTTCAAACTTTCCGATTCGTTTGCGGTCCGCTCCGGTGAAGGCCCCTTTTTCGTGGCCAAACAGTTCGCTTTCTAGCAACGCTTCGGGAATCGCGGCACAGTTTACTGCGAGAAACGGTCCCTGCACCCGCTCGCTGTATTGGTACAACGCTCTAGCCACCAACTCCTTCCCAGTGCCGCTTTCACCTCGGATAAGCACGGTTACGTCTTGGCCAGCGACGATCCCAATCGACTTGTAAACCTCCTGCATCGCGGGGCATCGTCCAATGATCGAATGAATATCGCTTGATCGCCAGTCGACATTCATCTCGACGGGCGATTCGGTCAACCTGCGGATTTCAACCGCACGTCCCACCACGCTACGAAGCTCGGTGACATTGATCGGTTTTAGCAAATAGTCCAACGCGCCAAGCTTCATTGCTCGGATCGCAGTGCTGCTCTCTCCACCGGATGTCACAAACACCACGGGCAAGTGCTCGTCGATCTCACGAATCTTTTGCAGGACATCCAATCCGTCCTCATCAGGCAACATTACGTCTAACACAGCGACGTCGACCGACTCTCGCCGAAGTTTTCTCAGTGCATCCCTTGCACAGTCGGCGGTGGCGACATCGTAGTCTTGTTTTTCAAGTGCACGACGAACCAAATTTAGATCAGCCGGTTCATCGTCAACGACAAGGATTCGGGACATGCGATCACTCGGGTTGGCTCGCAGAACGCGAACATACGCTCGATTGGAAAAAGTGAACTTCAATTCGAGTCAAATTGGCAGCATATTTGCTGAAGCAAACATAGTTGCAAGCAGTGTGCCATTTTGTCGTCACCCCCCAAACTTGGTAGCGATGAACAAGAAAGCATTTCAAATCCGGTTGCCTGAATCCGCTTCCCAAGTTCGTTCCGAACCGTCTGATTCGCGCGGCGATGAACAGGCCGCGGCGGATCGCGACGATTTGGAGACATTGTCGTTGGTCGTCAGCCGGGCCAGTAATGCGATTTTGATCATGGACGCGAGCGGCGTGATCCAGTGGACCAATGAGGCATTTAGTAAACTTAGCGGGTACGAGGCAACCGAGGCAGTGGGGTGCCTGTTGGATGAATTGGTTTTCGGTCCTAGCACTGACGCCAACACGCGTCAGCAGATCAATAAGACGCTCGTGGCTGGCGAGGAACTG from Novipirellula caenicola harbors:
- a CDS encoding nucleotide exchange factor GrpE, producing MNHSNLPLRERLAASEDQLARTTAEFHDYRHRSRNELNEEKKYSGIHLMHDLLPVLDNLDRAILSGQHSGDFDALMESVELVRDQFYDALSKHGLREVSGSWSPFDPKQHRVIGQKDSDKHPDGSVLEVVEQGYRLHDRVIRPSKVIVSRSDSPTQGENPVNDYIIVETDDGYTIAGVPNGSTAESAAMDAGGVLIDDVRYKTFDEAQDVLMALPSPYPERAND
- a CDS encoding sigma 54-interacting transcriptional regulator, with product MSRILVVDDEPADLNLVRRALEKQDYDVATADCARDALRKLRRESVDVAVLDVMLPDEDGLDVLQKIREIDEHLPVVFVTSGGESSTAIRAMKLGALDYLLKPINVTELRSVVGRAVEIRRLTESPVEMNVDWRSSDIHSIIGRCPAMQEVYKSIGIVAGQDVTVLIRGESGTGKELVARALYQYSERVQGPFLAVNCAAIPEALLESELFGHEKGAFTGADRKRIGKFEQCRGGTLFLDEIGDMSPVLQSKLLRVLQEKQFERVGGNETIQADVRVIAATHRNLEQMVSDGEFRADLYYRLNGFSIRLPPLRDRGNDLDLLVEHFRRHASREFDKDVHVVSRDAMQVLRDYSWPGNIRELQNAIRQAILKTSGPALLPDFLPSFVFTRAKHAAEEQQTDTDPPHEVDSIDARVTTSANGEPAENAPVNIVTGIADSQLDFDSTHLYDDVIGAVEQQLVREVLKRTGGDKVEAARRLGINPALLRSQAALELLDLAALQHQEDDKPLIRPGMTLAEIETEAIHQALQQSGGCRKAAAKQLGISTRTMQRRVKELGI
- a CDS encoding amylo-alpha-1,6-glucosidase is translated as MSNTPPAKVQTNTTDWDVQAKNNRAPADSQVLKQGDTFAIFDRLGEIGGRGESEQGVYHLGTRFLSNWELLINDKRPLLLNSTMKEDNSSFVVQMTTPELAQTDHVLPQGTLHVFRSMLLDGGTFYEHLCLKNYSRSPIELKIEYRFAADFRDIFEVRGEHRSRRGELLDAEVSPSAVKLAYCGLDEQKREVHIAFDGDVEAIEPRRCVLHIQLGPGDETTLHATAECRTEKSGYVKKPEIPARNHAEAVTGWTNRLRETEAERVEIFTSNEEFNGWLNRSNADLDMLVSDTIYGRYPYAGVPWFATPFGRDGIITALETLWVRPKLARGVLSFLAATQATDVDPSIESEPGKIVHEMRDGEMAALGEVPFKRYYGTVDATPLFVILAGQYYRRTGDREFIDFIWNNIRRAVNWIDEYGDVDGDGFVEYQSHNERGLTHQCWKDSNDSIFHSDGRDAKGAIAVSEVQGYVYEAKLLAAELADVLGDPGWAKELREQAERLKQEFNARFWVPSIGTFAIALDGDKQPCKVRNSNAGHLLFSGIVDPNHAASVAATLIDERAFNGWGIRTISAGEVRYNPMSYHNGSIWPHDTAMCAAGLARYGFRDECARVIAGLFDASLFNDLHRLPELFCGFDRLPGHAPTLYPVACSPQAWATGAAFLLLQSILGLTFSPTKPQVQFENPRLPDFLNWVRIQNLRVGDGVIDLAFHRHPRDVGMNVERKEGDVQIVVIG
- a CDS encoding glycosyltransferase family 4 protein — its product is MRIAQVAPLIETVPPKTYGGTERVVHYLTEELVNQGHDVTLFASGDSLTNADHVAVVNESLRCSSVPRDPIIWHQRQLMEVLRMADKFDIIHFHTDFSHFSVMRYLDTPHVTTLHGRLDLPDFQVVFDEFPDMPVVSISDSQRAPIKNANWVGTVYNGTPGENYDYQPAPDPNEYFAFLGRFSPEKGPERAIEIAKRLGVKLKMAAKIDKVDEPYFMERIQPHLDHPLIEYIGEVNECGKNKLLGGAKALLFPIDWPEPFGLVMTESMACGTPVIAFRNGSVDEVMKHGVSGYIVESVDEAVEAARNIDKINRRACRIYFQNRFSVESMTKGYVSVYEQLIKPQESIRMPSRNAIVKTTEAAVSAG